In the genome of Candidatus Microbacterium phytovorans, one region contains:
- the metK gene encoding methionine adenosyltransferase: MTQLRLFTSESVTEGHPDKICDQISDSVLDALLAVDPSSRVAVETLVTTGLVHVAGEVRTDGYVDIPGIVRSVVNRIGYTSSETGFDGDSCGVTVSIGEQSGDIAAGVDNAIEHREEGSVDPVDALGAGDQGIMFGYATNETPQLMPMAIWTAHRIAERLTDARRSGALPFLRPDGKTQVTLGYDGHVPRTVETVVVSTQHNPDISLAALRAAVRAEVIDPVITQTGLEIGDVEYVINPAGPFVIGGPKGDAGLTGRKIIIDTYGGASRHGGGAFSGKDPSKVDRSAAYAMRWVAKNAVAAGLADRLEVQVAYAIGRAAPVGLYVETFGTGHVSDEVISDAIRDAFDLRPQAIIDRLDLLRPIYAQTAAYGHFGRELPDFTWERTDRVEELRAAAGL; this comes from the coding sequence ATGACTCAGCTGCGCCTGTTCACCTCCGAATCCGTCACCGAGGGCCACCCCGACAAGATCTGCGACCAGATCTCCGACAGCGTGCTCGACGCCCTCCTGGCCGTGGACCCGAGCAGCCGGGTGGCCGTCGAGACGCTCGTGACGACGGGCCTCGTCCACGTGGCCGGCGAAGTGCGCACCGACGGCTACGTCGACATCCCCGGGATCGTGCGCAGCGTCGTCAACCGCATCGGATACACGTCCAGCGAGACCGGTTTCGACGGCGACTCGTGCGGAGTGACCGTCTCGATCGGGGAGCAGTCGGGCGACATCGCTGCTGGCGTCGACAACGCCATCGAGCACCGCGAAGAGGGCTCGGTCGACCCCGTCGACGCGCTCGGCGCCGGCGATCAGGGCATCATGTTCGGCTACGCCACCAACGAGACGCCCCAGCTCATGCCGATGGCGATCTGGACGGCCCACCGCATCGCGGAGCGCCTGACCGACGCCCGCCGCAGTGGCGCACTGCCGTTCCTGCGACCCGATGGCAAGACCCAGGTCACCCTCGGCTACGACGGGCACGTTCCGCGCACCGTGGAGACCGTCGTCGTGTCCACACAGCACAACCCCGATATCTCGCTCGCCGCGCTGCGGGCAGCGGTGCGCGCGGAGGTCATCGACCCCGTCATCACCCAGACCGGACTCGAGATCGGCGACGTCGAGTACGTCATCAACCCTGCCGGCCCCTTCGTCATCGGCGGCCCCAAGGGAGACGCGGGCCTCACCGGGCGCAAGATCATCATCGACACCTATGGCGGCGCGTCGCGGCACGGCGGCGGAGCCTTCAGCGGCAAGGACCCCTCCAAGGTCGACCGCTCCGCGGCGTACGCCATGCGCTGGGTGGCCAAGAACGCCGTCGCGGCGGGGCTCGCCGACCGGCTCGAAGTACAGGTCGCGTATGCGATCGGCCGGGCCGCTCCGGTCGGTCTCTACGTCGAGACGTTCGGCACCGGCCACGTCTCCGACGAGGTGATCAGCGACGCGATCCGCGACGCCTTCGACCTGCGCCCGCAGGCCATCATCGATCGCCTCGACCTGCTGCGCCCCATCTACGCGCAGACGGCCGCCTACGGTCACTTCGGGCGCGAACTGCCCGACTTCACCTGGGAGCGCACCGACCGCGTCGAGGAACTCCGCGCCGCTGCAGGCCTCTGA
- the rpoZ gene encoding DNA-directed RNA polymerase subunit omega, translated as MATRDQGIIDPPIDALLEKVDSKYQLVIYASKRARQINDYYSDLHEGNLFDNVGPLVDSTVEDKPLTIALHEIHEDKLRLRSLD; from the coding sequence ATGGCTACTCGTGACCAGGGCATCATCGACCCGCCCATCGACGCGCTGCTCGAGAAGGTCGACTCGAAGTACCAGCTCGTGATCTACGCATCCAAGCGGGCGCGTCAGATCAACGACTATTACTCCGACCTGCACGAGGGGAACCTCTTCGACAACGTGGGGCCGCTCGTCGACTCGACCGTCGAGGACAAGCCCCTCACGATCGCTCTGCACGAGATCCACGAGGACAAGCTGCGCCTGCGCTCGCTCGACTGA
- the gmk gene encoding guanylate kinase translates to MSDSRRPPEVDRVAASRRAVAARRERAALKRDVATRVISPQELLRRALADPQSPAGAMRVTEFLTALPAIGEGKRDRILADLEISPVKRLGGLGARQRLALAEFLDGRWPEPRPRDGRSRLVVLAGPTAVGKGTVAAHIKDHHPEILLSVSATTRAPRPGEIEGEHYFFVDDAEFDRLVADGALLEHATVHNRHRYGTPKAPIEAALAEGRTVLLEIDLQGARQVRAAAPDANLVFLLPPSWDELVQRLVGRGTEDAEERARRLKTARVELASQGEFDHHVVNDDIARAAAEVAALAR, encoded by the coding sequence ATGTCTGACTCCCGCCGCCCACCCGAAGTCGACCGCGTCGCCGCGTCACGGCGCGCCGTCGCCGCCCGACGTGAGCGCGCCGCTCTCAAGCGCGACGTCGCGACCCGTGTGATCTCACCGCAGGAGCTCCTGCGCCGAGCGCTCGCTGACCCGCAGTCACCGGCCGGCGCCATGCGCGTCACGGAGTTCCTCACGGCGCTGCCGGCGATCGGCGAAGGCAAACGCGATCGCATCCTCGCCGACCTGGAGATCTCTCCGGTGAAGCGTCTGGGCGGACTGGGGGCGCGACAGCGCCTCGCGCTCGCGGAGTTCCTCGACGGGCGCTGGCCCGAACCCCGCCCGCGCGACGGCCGCAGTCGTCTCGTGGTCCTCGCCGGCCCCACCGCCGTCGGCAAGGGCACCGTGGCGGCGCACATCAAGGACCACCACCCGGAGATCCTGCTGTCCGTCTCTGCCACGACCCGCGCTCCGCGGCCCGGCGAGATCGAGGGGGAGCACTACTTCTTCGTCGACGACGCCGAGTTCGACCGCCTCGTCGCGGACGGCGCCCTCCTGGAGCACGCGACCGTGCACAACCGTCACCGGTACGGCACGCCGAAGGCGCCGATCGAGGCGGCACTCGCCGAGGGGCGCACGGTGCTGCTGGAGATCGACCTGCAGGGCGCCCGTCAGGTGCGCGCCGCCGCACCGGATGCGAACCTCGTGTTCCTGCTCCCACCGAGTTGGGACGAGCTCGTCCAGCGGCTCGTGGGTCGCGGCACGGAAGACGCCGAGGAGCGCGCACGTCGGCTCAAGACGGCGCGTGTCGAGCTCGCCTCGCAGGGCGAGTTCGACCACCACGTCGTCAACGACGACATCGCCCGCGCCGCGGCGGAGGTCGCCGCCCTCGCACGCTGA